One genomic segment of Chryseobacterium phocaeense includes these proteins:
- a CDS encoding NADPH-dependent assimilatory sulfite reductase hemoprotein subunit — protein MTDKNNLSPVERIKTSSNGLRGTLKASLLDDFTGAIREDDQTLIKFHGMYQQDDRDRREERVRKKLEWLYSYMIRLRLPGGFLTPEQWVGLNTIAGEHSTGVIKITTRQTIQLHGILKSHVKPTIQSFNLQHLDSIAACGDVNRNVTCTSNPSESPLHQEAYELAGKISEMCLPKTKSYYDLWIDDELVIDRKEEEDQLYQDRYLPRKLKIGIAVPPNNDVDVFINDIALIAIIENNTIIGYNIAAGGGLGATHGNESTYARLASVLGFVATEEKVLKAVYEIITVQRDFGNRSDRKLSRLKYTIDKLGIEGYRAEVEKRCGFSFEPAREFKFEQRKDRYGWVQNHEGKWFYTLFVEHGRVLDTEEYPLKSGLLKIAETGKVNFRFTCNQNLILSDISEHDKTEIEVLLKESGISRYTDEVSALRKNSVACVALNTCSLALAEAQRYLPSLVTKIEPVLEKYGLQNEDITIRMTGCPNGCGRSPNAEIGFVGTAYGKYNLHIGGDRLGMRLNTKFKENISEEEILQTLDELFGIYSEHRNPEETFGDFSWRYLQTV, from the coding sequence ATGACAGATAAGAATAACCTTTCTCCCGTAGAAAGAATAAAAACAAGCAGTAACGGTCTCCGGGGAACTTTAAAGGCCAGTCTCCTAGATGATTTTACCGGAGCGATTAGGGAAGATGATCAAACGCTGATCAAATTTCACGGAATGTATCAGCAGGATGACAGGGACAGACGTGAAGAAAGAGTAAGGAAAAAGTTAGAATGGCTTTACTCCTACATGATCCGCCTCAGGCTTCCGGGAGGATTTTTAACCCCGGAACAATGGGTAGGGCTTAATACCATTGCGGGAGAACATTCTACGGGAGTGATTAAAATAACCACACGCCAGACCATTCAGCTGCACGGGATTTTAAAATCTCATGTTAAACCGACCATTCAGAGTTTCAATCTTCAGCATCTGGATTCTATTGCTGCCTGTGGTGATGTGAACAGAAATGTAACCTGTACCTCAAATCCTTCCGAATCTCCCTTACATCAGGAAGCCTATGAACTGGCAGGAAAGATCAGTGAAATGTGTCTGCCGAAAACAAAGTCCTATTATGACTTATGGATTGATGATGAGCTGGTTATAGACCGGAAAGAAGAGGAAGATCAATTGTATCAGGACCGTTATTTGCCGAGAAAACTGAAAATAGGAATTGCCGTTCCGCCAAATAATGATGTGGATGTTTTTATCAATGACATCGCCCTGATTGCGATCATTGAAAACAATACAATTATCGGTTATAATATTGCGGCAGGAGGAGGACTTGGCGCCACCCACGGAAACGAATCTACCTATGCCCGCCTGGCATCCGTTTTAGGCTTTGTGGCCACGGAAGAAAAAGTATTGAAAGCGGTCTACGAAATCATTACCGTACAGCGCGATTTCGGAAACAGAAGCGACCGTAAATTATCAAGGTTAAAATATACCATAGATAAGCTAGGCATTGAAGGATACAGGGCAGAAGTTGAAAAAAGATGCGGCTTCAGCTTTGAACCTGCACGGGAATTTAAATTTGAGCAGAGAAAAGACCGCTACGGATGGGTACAGAATCACGAAGGAAAATGGTTTTACACCTTGTTTGTAGAACACGGAAGAGTTCTCGACACAGAAGAATATCCTTTAAAATCAGGGCTTTTGAAAATTGCAGAGACTGGCAAAGTGAACTTCCGTTTTACCTGTAATCAAAACCTGATCCTGTCTGATATTTCTGAACATGATAAAACAGAAATTGAAGTTTTGCTTAAAGAATCAGGAATTTCCCGATATACTGATGAGGTGAGTGCCCTCCGCAAAAACTCTGTGGCCTGTGTGGCATTGAATACGTGTTCATTAGCTCTGGCGGAAGCGCAGCGGTATCTGCCGTCTTTAGTCACAAAAATAGAACCCGTTCTTGAAAAATACGGGCTTCAGAATGAAGACATTACCATCAGGATGACAGGCTGCCCCAATGGCTGTGGAAGATCTCCCAATGCTGAAATAGGATTCGTAGGGACCGCTTACGGAAAATATAATCTCCATATCGGAGGCGACAGACTGGGAATGCGCCTGAACACAAAGTTTAAAGAAAATATCAGCGAAGAAGAGATCCTGCAGACGCTTGATGAGCTTTTCGGGATCTATTCGGAGCATAGAAATCCGGAAGAAACATTTGGGGACTTCTCATGGCGGTATTTACAAACCGTTTAA